The following proteins are co-located in the Dromiciops gliroides isolate mDroGli1 chromosome 2, mDroGli1.pri, whole genome shotgun sequence genome:
- the LOC122740667 gene encoding olfactory receptor 11H6-like, with amino-acid sequence MQNLLFSLILVVYILTLLGNGAIVCAVKWDRQLHTPMYILLGNFAFLEIWYVSSTVPNILANFLSETKTISFSGCFFQFYFFFSLGTTECFFLSVMAYDRYLPICQPLHYPTIMTGRFCATLISACWVSGFLCYPVPIALISQLPFCGPNIIDHFVCDPGPLFALICVPAPLIKLICYTFNSMIIFGPFLSILGSYTLVLRAVLRVPSGAGRHKAFSTCGSHLVVVSLFYGTLMVMYVSPTSWNPSGMQKIVTLVYAVN; translated from the coding sequence ATGCAGaatctcctcttctccttgatcTTAGTGGTATACATCTTGACTTTGTTGGGGAATGGAGCCATTGTCTGTGCAGTGAAGTGGGACAGGCAGCTCCACACACCCATGTACATCCTCTTGGGGAACTTTGCTTTCCTTGAAATATGGTATGTGTCTTCTACTGTTCCCAACATATTGGCCAACTTCCTATCTGAGACCAAAACCATCTCCTTCTCCGGCTGCTTCTTCCAGTtctacttctttttctccctgGGTACTACAGAGTGTTTCTTCCTATCAGTCATGGCATATGATCGGTACCTACCCATCTGCCAACCACTACACTACCCCACCATCATGACAGGGAGGTTCTGTGCCACCTTGATATCTGCCTGTTGGGTGAGTGGATTCCTATGTTACCCAGTTCCCATTGCTCTTATATCCCAGTTGCCCTTCTGTGGCCCTAACATCATTGATCACTTTGTCTGTGACCCAGGCCCATTATTTGCACTCATCTGTGTACCTGCTCCTCTTATTAAACTCATCTGCTACACTTTCAACTCCATGATTATCTTTGGGCCATTCCTCTCCATCCTTGGATCCTACACCCTGGTCCTCAGAGCTGTTTTGCGTGTTCCCTCTGGTGCTGGCCGGCATAAAGCCTTCTCCACATGTGGATCCCATCTGGTGGTTGTGTCTCTATTCTATGGCACCCTCATGGTGATGTATGTAAGCCCAACATCATGGAATCCATCTGGGATGCAAAAGATTGTCACACTGGTGTATGCAGTAAATTAA